Part of the Nicotiana sylvestris chromosome 2, ASM39365v2, whole genome shotgun sequence genome, ttggttttgtttcggtttgacttttattagttaaaaccaaccaaaccaattatgatcGGATTTTTTTTCCAATAACAAAACAAATTAAACCAAACCTCATCGAAGTTTTCTTTTCGGGTTTGGCTCGAATTTTTGATTTGATACGGTTATTAGTTTTCTTTGTACACTCAATACTCATTTAGTAGGATCAAGCCAAGTCATAGCTTTAAAGTTTTtgctttttgtttttttgggatGGCATTTACCCTGGCGATACGTCTTCTGCTTGTAAAGCCTTTTATTGAAGAAAAAGAGATCGGGAAAACTATTCAAAATTAAGATGAAAGAAATGGATATAGCATGTACTGTCTATTTGTTAATGATGCGAAATATAGTCTGTTTCACTCCCCCTTTTTTAACTTTTTCTATGTTCAGGACCTACTAGGAGCCAAGTCACTGGACTGGTTCCAGAAAATATGTACTACAATATTTATTTTCTATGTATCCATACATAATATTTAGCaaccaaataattaaaaacctTGAGAAATATAACAATTGGAGGCTCCCCCGCCCTTTATGTAGAAACCGATACTTGCTATCTCCTGCCAATAACTATTTAGTGTTTTTTCATCTCTAATAGAATTTGAACCCTGAACTGCAAGATTTCATCCACTTCATTGATGGTTAGGTCATACCCTTGAGTGCAACTAACTCCCTTTATGTAGAAAGCCTTGTATCTTATTTTATACTTCTCTAACGAATAATGGAATGGTAAGTTCAGATACAATGTTAGACGTCTATATgccaccaaaggatgtggtgtAGTTAATGAGACTGTTTTTttcttaaccagaggtctcgggttcgagcTGTGGGTATGGAAATatccttggtagggagcgcttccccCCGAATGGGGTCCTACGCGGCGTGAATCCGAATATAGTCGGGCTTCAATGGAGGTACCGAACACCGGGTAGAAACCAAAACCAAGGCGTCTATAAATATTGTGTGCCTTGCGGTTTGTAACCCATTACATTGTGCTAATTGGGAAAAGAATTATTTTGAAAGAATCAATGAGCAATAACTAGAGAAGAATGtcaaaaacaattaaaaaaataaaaggaaaatatatTATGGCTTAGGCAATCAATCAGGAGCCACATCTTGCTGCAAAAATGTAGAGCATGCTTTGGGCTTCAGAGTTGCGCACTCAATTAATTGCAACTCACTTAGCTTGGCAATTAACATATCATTGATTTGGGATTTCGCTGGCAATAATGGGTTGCTTTATAGGTAGTAAACTTTCTtgaataaaacaaattaaaagaaaaggaaaaagagagaagaagtcAGCTTAATGTAAAGTTTTATATGTTGTTCTTTCATAAGCAATCTCAATATTACATAGCCATTAGCTAACTTGATAATTAAAAAGAAGTTCTAAATTTATATTTGGAACAACAACATAACACGAATCAATTGTCCAATATCATCCCTCAATCATATAGGTGAATTAGGCATTTTCGTTAGATTAAACACACGACAAGAACATAACCAATATATTCCTATACGTTCTCGGGAAGGCAGTGTATACGCGGACCTTACCCCTATCTAATGCAGGTAGAGAAGTTGTTTCCATTAGACCTTCGGCTCAAAAAGATAGGGAGGAAGAGAAGAAGGAAATGTCACGACCTCAATCTCCCTCCGTAGGACGACGTGATTGCACCAAGTCTTTAATACTAAGTAAGCCTAGGATGCATGAAGAATTTAACTGAAATAGTAATAAAACTTTCAATTTAACCAATAACTATCTTAAAAAGGACTCcgcaacacaattgaacataacTCTCAAAATCTGGTGATACCGAGTCACAAGCTCTACACAAGTATACTGAACGTCATTATACAACAGTatctaaaagaaaagagaatgaaGCAGAACTAGATAgagggtgactccgaggcctacgTACGCTAGCAGGTCTACTTTAAAGTCTCCGGTCCAAGCGCAACTCACTGATACCTAGGTTGGTATGatatacttggatctgcacaaaaaaaaTGCAAAAGCGTAGTATTaatacaccacaatggtacccagtaagtatcaagcctaacctcggtagattAGTGACGAGATCGGGTCAAAACACCTACTGGTATAAATAAAGAAACCGAACAGTTGTAGCATAGTATGATAACAAAAACAAGGGAAATGATACAAGGAAGAAATATAACAAGAATAGCTACACTGAGACCAGAGGCGGATTCTGGATTTAAACTTTATGGgttcaattttaaaaaaaaattaacattgaacccattatatttttaaagttatgggttctattatttttgcaattttaatgaatttttatgCATAAATTTTTATTTCGTATccaaaagttatgggttcaattgaatccgTACTACCACATTGAAGCTGCCCCTAACTGAAACTAAGGCAATTAAGACATCATGGAAGAAACACAGAATAATAATGCCAAGAAAATAATGCAAAGGAAACATAAGTGATGTAAATGAaaggtatcaacaagaatcaCTACCAAGGTACCGCTTCATAGTTTCATTTCACAAATcaaatcacaatctttccttgtATCATTGTGGGAGCCTtatatttagttttgaaaattattttctcaaaatagCTACCCGCGTTTTAGCCcagttcccctatttattgccTCATCTATGTTATATTGTGGTTATATGACTTGCCGGGATGGTTGGTTTTGATTTCGGGTGAGTTGTAGAGTGaaatgggacacttagtccttaagttggaagcttaagttgaaagaattttttagagtttgacttttatgtagaCGACTCCGGAATAGAGTTTTGACGGTAatgatagctccgtatggtgattttgcaCTTGGGAGCATATCCGGATATTAATTTGAAGGTTCGCAAGTCGTTTtaacttgaattggcgaaagcgTGCGGACACCTGGGCGCAGATGCGCATCAGCAGGTGTAGCATTTCCAAAACTAATGATGATTTATACCAAAACAACTCcgtttgacctcaaattttgcacacaagtcataaatcacacaacaaacctattccaacttccagaattgaaATCTGACCCTGATATTTTAGTCAatttccggtcaaacttctcaacgtTCCAATCTTTCAACTTTTTAACTTTAGTCAATTCAAGCCGAAACGACCTACGGACCTTCAAATCAATATCCAGacacgctcccaagtccaaaactATCATACGTAGCTGTCGGAActgtcaaaactccattccggagtcgtctacATAAAAATCAAACTCCTGATAACTCTTTCAACTTCAACTTCCAACTTAAGGACTAAGTGTACTCTTTTcactctgaaactcacccgaaaccaAAAGTAACCACCCCGGCATGTCACATAACCACAATATAACATAAAAGAGGCAATAAATAGGAGAACGAGactaaaatactcaaaacaaaCAGTCAGGTCGATacagaaaagaataaaaagaagcaaatgaagaaaaagaagaagaaaagaaataaagggagggggagaaggggaggggggaggggaagAAAAGAATAAGTATTGCCAAATTAGTAACCACAGGAGAGTACGATAGCTGAAACCAATTAAACAACATGCTGTAATATAAATGTGAAAAGTAGAGAAATATATGCGTGCTACCGGTACTACCGGTAAGAAAGATGGAAACTCTCAATTACCTACAACTTTTCTACCATAATCCTTGAATTGAGAAAAAGTACTCCTTCCTTCCAAAAGGAATAATACTCTCTATGTTAGAACGTTGAACAGTTTTCAGATTTTAAATGTTACGTAATAATAGTACAATATTTAAGTTTCTAAAAGTAATACACggaattcaaaataaaaattagTACGTCAATCAATTCGTCATTCTTGCTGGAATAGAATATTATTGGGCTCAAAGAAagtttgaaaaaatattttttgagaaAATGACGAAAATGGTCCCTTATGCTTAGGGTACGTCTCGAGTAGTATCGCAATTTTGGCACTTTGGATATCCGTCAAGTATTTAATAAATTCTATTTTTTAACAGAAACTGCTAACCAACAAAAATTAATGGGAACTCATATTTGGAGGTTCAATTTCTGTTACACTTTTTTCATGGTGTCTGATACTCTTTTCGGTCCATAATAAGTAattcttttatctttttattttgatccaaaataagtgatctcttacataatcaagaaggaattaattttgttttttcaaaTTTTGCCCTTGTTTTCAAATCTCAATGTGTCAAATTAACAATATGCTAATTTTAATTAAGGATAATTTAgtcaaaatatattttctttttctaggAATTAGTTTTGTTTAAGGTGTGTTTCAAAAGCCAAAAAATCATTTATTATAGACCGAAGGGAGTACGATACTTTAAGCTGTGGGTTTCTGAAGGTAGTTTTTAATGTTGGGGTCTTTGGAATTTGAAGGGACATTCATGGTGTTTCTTGAATATATTTTATCAGagaatttattaaatatttgacAGGGATCAAAAGTGTTATTTTTAACAAACTTAAAgaaccaaaattactcaaaaagagTATATTTGATTAAGGGACTATATCTTAGACCTACTCAAACATAAGGGAAATATTTTGTCAATTTCTCATACAATCATCGTGGTTATCACAACAGTCGCAATATAAATACaagaaaatttgaaaagaaaaactcCAAAAGAATAAGAATTTGGTGTGATTGAGACAAAGAATAAAGGAGTGAGCATACCAAATGGAGTAAATAAGGTGCGTACATGTATGTTGTCTGTTGCGGCAGAGATAGGAAATTGCCCTTCAAATCTAAAAATGTTTCTTTCTGCAAAAATAAAAGACGCTCCATCACATATGAACAGAGAGTATTAATTTCCATGCAACTTCCACGAAACTAGTCTACTGtctcccccaccatgaaaactcCCCCACCGATGCTTTCCCCCAACTGCTTTTTGCCACCATCCCTTTTTATCCTCTTTCTGTTCGTTTCCATCTCGAAAATTTCCtcttcatcttcctcttcttcatatCCATTATTATTCCAGGTCATCACCACCTTTTACATATACACTATATATATGCACATCGAGTCCTTAGATCCTCTCATTAACAAAACATCTCAATCTGGTGATTAATTAGCCTATATATATATCGCACTAGTCGAAGCTTCAACTGATTAATGGCTGCATTGGGACGTGACGTGGTGTTCGAGGATTTCTTCCCGTCAATGGTGGAGAAGCTCGGGTCAGAAGGGTTCTTGAAGGAGCTTCGAAACGGGTTTCGGGTGCTGATGGATGAGGAGAGGGAAGTAATCACGTTCGAGAGCTTGAAGAAGAATTCTGCATTGCTAGGATTGCAGGGAATGAGTGATGATGAGCTGATGTGCATGTTGAGAGAAGGAGATTTGGATGGAGATGGTTGCTTGAATGAGAGGGAGTTTTGTGTGCTCATGGTTCGGTTGAGCCCTGATTTGATGGACAAATCAAGATTGTGGTTTGCTGAGACCGTTGCCAATGCGTTTTAA contains:
- the LOC104230118 gene encoding calcium-binding protein KRP1-like, whose amino-acid sequence is MAALGRDVVFEDFFPSMVEKLGSEGFLKELRNGFRVLMDEEREVITFESLKKNSALLGLQGMSDDELMCMLREGDLDGDGCLNEREFCVLMVRLSPDLMDKSRLWFAETVANAF